Within the Leisingera thetidis genome, the region CCGTCGAGCCGCTCCAGCGCGGAATACACCGGCAGGATCATGAACGGCAGGTAGGTGTAGACGATGCCGATATAGACCGCGGAATTGGTGTTGAGGATGGTCAGCGGTTCCGAAATTACCCCGGTCCACATCAGGAGTTGATTGAGGAAACCTTCGTTCGACAGAATCCCCATCCACGCGTAGACGCGGATCAGGAAGGACGTCCAGAACGGCAGGATCACCAGCATCATCAGCGTGGGCCGCCATTCCTCCGGCGCGCGGGCCATGCCGTAGGCAATCGGATACCCCGCCAGCAGGGTGAAGAAGGTCGAGATGACGGCAATCTTCAATGAACTGAGGTAGGCTTTCCAGTAGAGGTCATCTTCGGTCAGCCAGATGAAATTCTCGAAATCGAGTTCCGCAATGAAGGCGGCAATCCCTTCGGCCCAATCGAACTGCGGGAAATAGGGCGGCCGGGCGATGGCCGCGTCCGACAGCGAGATCTTTAGGACGATGACAAACGGCACCAGGAACAGCGCCAGGAGCCAGACATAAGGTGTCCCGATAAGAAGGTTCTTGGATACAGCAGATCTCTGAGATTCGCTGAGTGACTGCCAAAGCAGGTATGCCAACCCACCTAGGATGAGTGATTGAGCAAAATACTCAAGCAGTGGTGTCAAGAAGATAGCAGTTGATGGCACAAAGCCAAAGTGGGTTGCCCCCAAAAGGGTGAGCATCAGCCAAAAC harbors:
- a CDS encoding ABC transporter permease subunit; its protein translation is MAYLLWQSLSESQRSAVSKNLLIGTPYVWLLALFLVPFVIVLKISLSDAAIARPPYFPQFDWAEGIAAFIAELDFENFIWLTEDDLYWKAYLSSLKIAVISTFFTLLAGYPIAYGMARAPEEWRPTLMMLVILPFWTSFLIRVYAWMGILSNEGFLNQLLMWTGVISEPLTILNTNSAVYIGIVYTYLPFMILPVYSALERLDGSLIEAAEDLGCSRLTAFWLVTIPLSKNGIIAGSFLVFIPVLGEFVIPSLLGGSDTLMIGKVLWEEFFSNRDWPVASAVAVVLLLLLIIPIVLFQRNQQKQQEAEQ